The Flavobacterium piscisymbiosum genome includes a region encoding these proteins:
- a CDS encoding ubiquinol-cytochrome c reductase iron-sulfur subunit, whose translation MSKEDNLNENWKKDFPIKKLESTQVSRRDFAKFLTFVSGGLMVGSGFVAAKAYLLPKEDVQGEHFICNKDEIPVGGTRGFVIEGSTIPYILIHLESGDFRAYEQKCTHLSCSVFYKPGTGIIHCPCHEGSFDAMTGDVIAGPPPRALPQLEVFFKDNAVYVKAMVEKKDIYL comes from the coding sequence ATGTCAAAAGAAGATAATTTAAATGAAAACTGGAAAAAAGATTTCCCAATAAAAAAACTAGAATCTACTCAGGTAAGCCGACGCGATTTTGCCAAGTTCCTGACCTTTGTTTCAGGAGGATTAATGGTAGGAAGCGGATTCGTGGCTGCCAAAGCCTATTTGTTACCAAAAGAAGATGTTCAGGGAGAACATTTTATTTGTAATAAAGATGAAATTCCGGTAGGAGGAACAAGAGGATTCGTAATCGAAGGAAGTACAATTCCGTACATATTGATTCATTTAGAAAGTGGAGATTTCAGGGCGTATGAGCAAAAATGTACGCATCTTTCCTGTTCTGTATTTTATAAACCCGGAACCGGAATCATTCATTGCCCATGTCATGAAGGTTCATTTGATGCCATGACCGGAGATGTAATTGCCGGGCCGCCGCCAAGAGCGTTACCTCAATTAGAAGTGTTTTTTAAAGATAATGCTGTTTATGTAAAAGCAATGGTAGAAAAAAAAGACATTTATTTATAA
- a CDS encoding molybdopterin molybdotransferase MoeA, whose translation MIQVEEALSIIVENSTNMPVQKIQVSKSLGYILAETVYSPIAMPPFRQSAMDGYAFIHSEKHQYDVVGIVQAGDHSKIKLNENEAVRIFTGAHVPDNADTVIMQEHVMATESSILITRMPERFTNVRNKGEQIGKEEVVFKANTLITPAAIGFLACLGITEVEVYQKPKVAILVTGNELVKPGKKLSKGKIYESNSVMLQAALQTIGVKKTKVYKVKDNLKATKKALKEILKKYDIVLISGGISVGDYDFVKEALLENGVQELFYKINQKPGKPMFFGSKNDTLVFALPGNPASSLTNFYIYVYPAIKNRMGFSDIHLKKMLRKLNENVTNTTGKTLFLKALYDETHVTVLDGQSSAMLNTFAIANSLLVVPNDVESLKKGQLVTLLPID comes from the coding sequence ATGATTCAAGTCGAAGAAGCCTTATCAATTATTGTAGAGAATAGCACGAACATGCCAGTTCAGAAAATTCAGGTGAGTAAATCACTGGGATATATTCTGGCAGAAACAGTGTATTCTCCAATTGCAATGCCGCCATTTCGTCAATCGGCAATGGATGGTTATGCATTTATTCATAGCGAAAAACATCAATATGATGTGGTAGGTATTGTACAGGCCGGAGATCATTCAAAAATAAAGCTGAACGAAAATGAAGCAGTGAGGATTTTTACAGGTGCTCATGTACCTGATAATGCCGATACTGTGATCATGCAGGAGCATGTAATGGCTACTGAAAGTTCCATTTTAATTACCAGAATGCCGGAACGATTTACTAATGTTCGGAATAAAGGAGAGCAAATTGGAAAAGAAGAAGTTGTTTTTAAGGCGAATACTTTAATTACACCCGCTGCAATTGGCTTTTTAGCCTGTTTAGGAATAACTGAAGTTGAGGTATATCAAAAGCCCAAAGTGGCAATTTTAGTAACCGGAAACGAATTAGTAAAACCTGGTAAGAAATTATCTAAAGGAAAAATTTACGAAAGTAACTCGGTGATGTTACAGGCTGCACTTCAGACAATCGGAGTGAAGAAAACCAAAGTTTATAAAGTAAAGGACAATCTCAAGGCTACTAAAAAAGCACTAAAAGAAATTTTAAAGAAATACGATATCGTTTTAATATCAGGAGGAATCTCTGTTGGAGATTATGATTTTGTAAAAGAAGCGTTATTAGAAAACGGAGTACAGGAACTTTTCTATAAAATCAACCAGAAACCCGGAAAACCTATGTTTTTTGGATCTAAAAATGATACTTTAGTTTTTGCTTTACCCGGAAATCCGGCTTCATCATTAACTAATTTTTATATTTATGTATATCCGGCAATCAAAAACAGAATGGGATTTTCAGACATTCATTTAAAGAAAATGCTTCGAAAATTGAATGAGAATGTTACCAATACAACCGGAAAAACATTATTTTTAAAAGCTTTGTATGATGAAACCCATGTTACCGTTTTAGACGGTCAGAGTTCAGCAATGCTAAATACTTTTGCAATCGCCAATAGTTTATTAGTGGTTCCGAATGATGTAGAAAGTTTGAAAAAAGGACAATTAGTTACTCTTTTGCCAATAGATTAG
- a CDS encoding MoaD/ThiS family protein: MIEIKYFGAVAEKTKCSFEKIVSSEVSLQDLLQDLEEKYRFESISFSVAVNQKIVPKATDYKLQTSDIVALLPPFAGG, encoded by the coding sequence ATGATTGAGATTAAATATTTTGGTGCTGTGGCTGAAAAAACGAAATGTAGTTTCGAAAAGATAGTTTCTTCTGAAGTATCACTGCAGGATTTATTGCAGGATTTAGAGGAGAAATATCGATTTGAATCTATCTCTTTTAGCGTGGCAGTAAACCAAAAAATTGTACCAAAAGCAACAGATTACAAGTTACAAACAAGTGATATTGTGGCCTTATTACCGCCTTTTGCAGGAGGATAA
- the cobA gene encoding uroporphyrinogen-III C-methyltransferase: protein MRNLKTPKLTVVGAGPGDAELITLKAIKALENADVVLYDALVNEELLQYATKAEIVFVGKRLGCHVYTQDQINELIVSMANRYGHVVRLKGGDPFIFGRGSEEIEFAEQFGLETNIVPGISSALGVPASVGISLTQRQIAESFWVITGTTSNHELSKDVHLASKSNATVVILMGMHKLEEIIAIYQQNREDDLPIAIIQNGTKNTEQKVVGTISSISKLVAENKISSPAIIVIGEVVKNTSSLTSYFQEHFEDEFIFQNLNLK, encoded by the coding sequence ATGCGAAATTTAAAAACACCAAAATTAACTGTTGTAGGCGCAGGTCCTGGCGATGCCGAATTAATTACATTAAAAGCAATAAAAGCTTTAGAGAATGCTGATGTTGTTTTATATGATGCGCTTGTCAATGAAGAGTTATTACAATATGCAACAAAGGCAGAAATTGTTTTTGTGGGTAAAAGATTAGGCTGCCACGTTTATACGCAGGATCAGATTAACGAATTGATTGTCTCTATGGCAAATCGTTATGGTCATGTAGTACGCTTAAAAGGTGGTGATCCGTTTATTTTTGGCAGAGGGAGTGAAGAAATAGAATTTGCAGAACAATTTGGGTTAGAAACTAATATTGTTCCGGGGATTTCATCTGCTCTTGGAGTTCCGGCTTCGGTTGGAATAAGTTTGACGCAACGACAAATTGCCGAAAGTTTTTGGGTAATTACAGGAACAACTTCTAATCATGAATTATCTAAAGATGTTCATTTAGCTTCAAAATCGAATGCGACGGTGGTTATTTTGATGGGAATGCATAAATTAGAGGAAATCATTGCAATCTATCAGCAAAATAGAGAAGACGATTTGCCTATAGCGATTATTCAGAATGGTACTAAAAATACCGAACAAAAAGTAGTAGGAACGATAAGTTCAATTAGTAAATTAGTAGCTGAAAATAAAATTTCGTCGCCGGCAATTATTGTGATTGGTGAAGTAGTAAAAAATACTTCAAGTCTGACTTCTTATTTTCAGGAACATTTTGAAGATGAATTTATTTTTCAGAATTTAAATTTAAAATAA
- the moeB gene encoding HesA/MoeB/ThiF family protein, with protein sequence MKTTARYNRQIILPEIGEDGQDKFSKAKVLVIGAGGLGASILPYLAAAGVGEIGIVDDDVIEISNLHRQVIYKSSAVGKYKAEEAKLMITELNPLVKVNAVTEKLSGKNAISLFENYHIIVDATDNIAIKYLINDACLITNKPMVYGSIFRFQGQVSVFNYQNGPTYRCLYPDENTQSASCEDAGVIGITVGIIGMLQANEVIKMILEIGEVLNGKILVYNILNNEQQKYDFDKSDVQLMNKEIFDKKYKEENQIAEVNFDSVLDEINNDEVLFLDVRNSDESPKINLKNQIQISLMNLENQIEKLDKNQTIYIFCQSGVRSKLAVELLDKHQFKNIKSIVGGALAMNQLLKEIII encoded by the coding sequence ATGAAAACAACAGCACGTTATAACAGACAAATAATTCTTCCTGAAATAGGAGAGGACGGTCAGGATAAATTTTCTAAAGCAAAAGTTCTGGTTATTGGAGCAGGAGGTTTGGGCGCGTCGATATTGCCATATTTGGCTGCAGCCGGTGTTGGCGAAATAGGGATTGTTGATGATGATGTTATCGAAATTTCGAATTTGCATCGTCAGGTAATTTATAAAAGTTCAGCTGTTGGAAAATATAAAGCAGAGGAAGCGAAATTGATGATTACTGAATTGAATCCGCTTGTAAAAGTGAATGCAGTTACAGAGAAGTTATCCGGAAAAAATGCTATTTCCTTATTCGAAAATTATCATATTATTGTTGATGCAACGGATAATATTGCAATTAAATATCTCATAAACGATGCGTGTTTAATAACTAACAAACCAATGGTTTACGGATCTATTTTTAGATTTCAGGGTCAGGTTTCGGTTTTTAATTATCAAAACGGACCCACTTACAGATGTTTGTATCCGGATGAAAATACACAATCAGCCAGTTGTGAAGATGCTGGAGTAATTGGAATAACGGTTGGAATTATCGGAATGCTTCAGGCAAATGAAGTTATCAAAATGATTCTGGAAATTGGAGAAGTTTTGAATGGTAAAATTCTAGTGTATAATATTTTGAATAATGAACAGCAGAAATATGACTTTGATAAAAGCGATGTTCAATTGATGAACAAAGAGATTTTTGATAAAAAATATAAAGAAGAAAATCAGATTGCAGAGGTGAATTTTGATTCGGTTTTAGATGAAATCAATAATGATGAGGTTTTATTTCTAGACGTTAGAAATAGTGATGAATCGCCAAAAATCAATTTGAAGAATCAAATCCAGATTTCTTTAATGAATTTAGAAAATCAAATTGAAAAACTGGATAAAAACCAAACCATTTACATTTTCTGTCAATCCGGAGTCAGAAGTAAACTAGCTGTTGAATTGCTTGATAAACACCAATTTAAAAATATAAAAAGTATTGTTGGCGGAGCTTTGGCAATGAATCAATTACTAAAAGAGATAATAATATAG
- a CDS encoding molybdenum cofactor guanylyltransferase: protein MEALTVFILCGGKSSRMQAEKGLVLFQNKPFIEHIIKAVLPITSTIKLITNNKEYEYLSYQKIPDIITDKGPLGGIYTALTNSETEFNLILSCDIPLISTELLSELISKHNQEAEITVFASESRMHPLIGIYSKKVLPIIKSAIDNDDLKMMNLIAKIPHQIITIEESENFHLTNINSVDELNDLNINLS from the coding sequence ATGGAAGCTTTAACAGTATTTATTCTTTGTGGAGGAAAAAGTTCCCGAATGCAAGCTGAGAAAGGATTAGTCCTGTTTCAGAATAAACCATTTATTGAGCATATTATTAAAGCAGTTTTACCCATTACATCGACTATAAAATTAATAACGAATAATAAAGAATACGAGTATTTATCGTACCAAAAAATACCCGACATAATAACTGATAAAGGACCTTTGGGAGGAATTTACACAGCGTTGACCAATTCTGAAACAGAATTCAATTTGATTCTGAGTTGTGATATTCCGTTAATTTCTACTGAATTATTATCAGAATTAATTTCGAAACACAATCAGGAAGCTGAAATTACCGTTTTTGCTTCGGAAAGCAGAATGCATCCTTTAATTGGAATTTATTCTAAGAAAGTATTACCCATTATCAAAAGCGCAATTGATAATGACGATTTAAAAATGATGAATTTAATAGCGAAAATTCCGCATCAAATCATCACGATAGAAGAGAGTGAAAATTTTCATTTGACTAATATTAATTCCGTTGACGAATTAAACGACCTGAATATCAATTTAAGTTAA
- a CDS encoding DUF6755 family protein, whose translation MSTFRRSQNRANPNKLNNILSTLIFVLILNVSIQIWLLYASLNNALDNNKEILLPAFIASAVLFFIGFAWMYYLPSGNFKRKITK comes from the coding sequence ATGAGTACTTTTAGAAGAAGTCAGAATCGCGCTAATCCTAATAAGCTTAATAACATACTTTCGACACTCATTTTTGTTTTAATTTTAAATGTGAGTATTCAAATATGGTTACTTTATGCTTCCCTGAATAACGCTTTAGATAATAATAAAGAGATTTTATTACCTGCTTTTATAGCTTCTGCAGTCCTGTTTTTTATCGGATTTGCATGGATGTATTATTTGCCATCCGGAAATTTTAAAAGAAAAATAACGAAATAA
- a CDS encoding sulfite exporter TauE/SafE family protein — MNLLSSENIVLFSFALIVIAFLYSSVGHGGASGYLALMTIFAFPVAIMKPSALLLNLFVSSISFFFYYRMNYFKPKLFYPFAIASVPAAFIGGFVTLDNTIYKIILGLVLVFAAFRLFGLFSFKEKEAVEIKLPFALAIGFIIGLLSGMLGIGGGIILSPILLFLGWATVKESAAISSLFIFVNSFAGMLGFFLGGKTIPTESFYLVPIAVIGGVLGGFYGSGYFSNKTLKFVLGTVILMASIKLIFP, encoded by the coding sequence ATGAACCTTCTTAGTTCCGAAAATATTGTATTATTCAGCTTCGCTTTGATCGTGATTGCTTTTTTGTATTCTAGTGTAGGACATGGCGGTGCATCGGGTTATTTGGCTTTGATGACCATTTTTGCTTTTCCGGTGGCGATTATGAAACCTTCGGCATTACTGCTGAATTTATTTGTATCCAGTATTTCGTTTTTCTTTTATTACAGAATGAATTATTTCAAGCCAAAGCTATTTTATCCGTTTGCGATTGCCTCAGTTCCAGCGGCATTTATTGGAGGTTTTGTCACTTTGGATAATACCATTTATAAAATTATTTTGGGTCTTGTATTGGTTTTTGCCGCATTCAGATTGTTTGGATTATTTAGTTTTAAAGAAAAAGAAGCAGTTGAGATTAAATTGCCTTTTGCATTGGCAATAGGATTTATAATAGGTTTATTGTCTGGAATGTTAGGAATTGGCGGAGGAATCATCCTGAGCCCAATCTTATTATTTTTAGGTTGGGCAACCGTAAAAGAGTCTGCAGCAATATCAAGTTTATTCATTTTTGTGAATTCATTTGCTGGTATGTTAGGCTTCTTTTTAGGAGGAAAAACGATCCCGACAGAGAGTTTTTATTTGGTTCCAATTGCAGTTATTGGAGGAGTTTTAGGAGGGTTTTACGGTAGTGGCTATTTCTCTAATAAGACATTAAAATTTGTTTTAGGAACCGTGATTTTAATGGCAAGTATAAAATTGATTTTTCCATAA